DNA from Thermus oshimai DSM 12092:
CAGGCGGCGAGGAAGAGGAGCAAGGCTAAGCGTCCCATAGCTCCAAGATCCTTTCCAGGCCCACGGCCCTCGAGGCCTTGAGGTAGACCAGATCCCCCGGGGCCACCCGGGCCTTGAGCCAGGCCAGGGCCTCCTCCAGGCTCTCCGCCGCCTCGCCCCCAAAGGCGGCCTGGGCCTTGGCGAAGGTCCCCAGGTAGAGGGGCTTTAGGCCAAGCCTCGCCGCCTCCTCCGCCACCTCCAGGTGCAGGCGCTCGCTCTCCCCCCCAAGCTCCCGCATCTCCCCCAGGACGGCCCATTTCCGCCCGGGCTGGGCGGCAAGCCACCGTAGCCCCGCCCTCACGGAAAGGGGGTTGGCGTTGTAGGCGTCGTTGAGGAAGACCACGCCCCCCACCTCCTTCCGCTCCATCCGCCCCGGGGGAAGGCGGAGGGCGGAAAGCCGCTCGGCCACCCCCTCCAGCTCCTCCCCCAGGACCTCGGCCACCGCCATGGCGGCCAGGGCCCCGTAGGCGGGCCCTAGGCCCGGGTAGGGGACGCGCACCCGAAGCCCCCGGTAGCGGAAGGCGCTTTCCTCCGGGCCAAGCTCCAGGCCTTCCCCCCGGAAGGCCCCTTCCCGGAAGCCGTAGGTGGGGTAGGGCCTTGGGAGGTAGGGGAGGGCGAGCTCGCTCACCAGGGCTTCTTCCGCCTCCAGGAGGCCAAGCTCCTCCCGGATGGCCCCTTCCAGGGAGCCGAAGGCCTCGAGGTGCTCCTCGCCCAGGGCGGTGAGGACCGAGAGGTGGGGCCGGGCCAGGCCCATGAGCTCCGCCATCTCCCCCACCCGGTCCACCCCGAGCTCCACCACCGCCCCCCGGGCCTTGGGGTCTAGGCGGAGGAAGAAGCGGGCCAGGGGCGGGGCGGTGTTCTGGTTGCCGGGGGGGGCAGGGAGGGCGAGCCCCTGGGCCAGGGCCTCCTTGGTGGTGGTCTTCCCCGAGCTTCCCCCCACCGCCAGGACCCTTCCAGGGAAGAGCCCCCTTAGGGCGCTTCCCAGGCGGAGGAGGGCCTGGTAAGGGTCTTCCACCTCCACCGTGGCTTCTCCGGGGTAGTCCGAGAGCACCAGGCTGGCCCCCCGGACCCGGGCCTCGGGGGTA
Protein-coding regions in this window:
- a CDS encoding glutamate ligase domain-containing protein; its protein translation is MEGYVRELSPEWVAEKTGGRLHPGGGPIRDLHWDSREVTPGSLFVALPGKRTHGRAFTPEARVRGASLVLSDYPGEATVEVEDPYQALLRLGSALRGLFPGRVLAVGGSSGKTTTKEALAQGLALPAPPGNQNTAPPLARFFLRLDPKARGAVVELGVDRVGEMAELMGLARPHLSVLTALGEEHLEAFGSLEGAIREELGLLEAEEALVSELALPYLPRPYPTYGFREGAFRGEGLELGPEESAFRYRGLRVRVPYPGLGPAYGALAAMAVAEVLGEELEGVAERLSALRLPPGRMERKEVGGVVFLNDAYNANPLSVRAGLRWLAAQPGRKWAVLGEMRELGGESERLHLEVAEEAARLGLKPLYLGTFAKAQAAFGGEAAESLEEALAWLKARVAPGDLVYLKASRAVGLERILELWDA